The segment CTGCGCAAAGCTTAGCATTAATTTCTGGTAACTCATTTTGCTGATTCTTTTCCATATCACTATTCCTTCTGTTACTTTACTACATAACTAATTCCAAATATTTATATTAAACTTTTAGTGCCTCCATTCTCTAGTATATTGTAACTTAGTTTTTAATATTATTTTTGTTTATGTATAATTCTTTCAAGGGGGCTGCGAGGATATCATGAAAGGACTTAAAATAAAACTAAGATCGAATATTTGCAGATTCTCTTATATGAGTTTTCAATATGAATGCTTTACTTTAAATATTTTCTGTAGCATAAACCACTCAAATATCACTTTAAAATTTTAGTTTGACACAAACAATCATCTCGCTTTAGTCTGTATGCATTTTCCCTGTTTTCCCAAGGTATTTACATGTTTAGTTACATAGAGCATGAACTTGCACTGATTAGAGTCGTATTGGCGTATCGACCAGAATGTTTAAACCCCCTATTTATCTTTTTAAATCATTTAGACACGGGACCCTATTATATGTTGGTGGGTGTAATTGCCTTTACATTGTTTAACCCCAAATTAGGCAAGCGTTGTTTTTTGCTGTTTGCACTGGTTTTTGCAAGTAATCATTTTTTTAAATATTTGCTGATGCAGCCAAGACCTTTGGTGCTTGATCCTTTATTAGGGTTGATTAAAACAAATTCTCAATATGGTTTGCCAAGTGGGGGCGCGCAAGGTGCAATATCCTTAGCACTGTTCTTTGTTCATTATTATAAAAACACAGCCTTAAAAATATTTGCCATTTTCTATGTTGTTATTGTATGCATTTCTAGAATCTATTTAGGAATGCATTTTTTTAGTGATGTAATAGTCGGTTGTTTGCTAGGCGCATTATTAACGAAGTTGTTTCTTGCCACAATTGAAGATATTGAAGAATATATGAACAAACTGCCAGCCAGCCTATTTTATCTTGGTGGCGCCTTTATCATGGTGATGGCGTTGTATTTTAAGGTGCCAGCCGCTTATGTGATTTCATTGAGTGAGGTGCTGGGTGTCTTTTCTGTCACTTATCTTTTATTTATATTTAAAGTGCCTGAGACCTATTCTTTAAAAATCAGAGTGAGCAATATGATATTAGGTATTTTATCTTTAGTCGCTGTAATGCACGTAAAAGAATATCTGCCCCAAGATGCCGTGAGCGCTTTGATCTTCTTGCAACTCCAGATTTTAGCACTGCTTCATATCAGTGCCAAACGATGGTCAGTGGATCGATTAGCTGCGCCAAAAACTAGGTGAAAATAATACAATAATTGTGAAAATTTCAAGTCGACCCATGAGCATCGCAATACTTAAAATAAGTTTGCTTGCATCAGAAAAAGAAGAAAAATTTTGTGCTGCCTTACCTAAGCCAGGACCACTATTTGAAATAGTGCCTAACAAAGAGGTGTAGGCAGTATAAAAATCATTTTCGGTTAAGAGCATGAAGAATAATAATACAGTAAAGGTTGTGATATAAATGGCCAAAAAGCCCCAAATAGCATCAATAACACGAGGGTTGACAGGTTTGCCACCCACTTTTATCACGTATTGCCCACGAGGATGAACAAGACGTCTGATTTCTCGGGCACCTTGTTTTTGCAGAAGTAAGAGGCGTATCACTTTTATACCACCACTGGTTGAACCAGCGCACCCGCCTAATACGCCACAAAATAAAAGCAGTATGGGAATAAAGCTTGGCCACAAAGAGAAATCTGTGGAGACAAAGCCTGTTGTTGTGCCTAAAGAAACAAGCTGAAAAATAGTATCTACGATGAGATTATTTGTTTTTAGATGCTCTCCAAACATCATATGAGTTATGCAAATAATGCCAAAGCTAATGAGCAGAAATTTAATATAAAACCATAATTCTGGATCTTGGGAATATACCCCAAATTTTTGCTTACCTAAGGCCCAATAATGTAAATTGAAGCTCACCGCACCCAAAAACATGAAGAGGCTTGCCATAATTTTTAAAAAGGGGCTTTGGTAAAAGCCCATGCTGGCATCGTGAGGCGCAAATCCACCCGTTGCTATGGTGGCAAAGGCATAGCAAACAGCATCAAATAGATCCATACCTCCCAGCCAATAACAGAGGATGCATACAAGGTTTAAGAACACATAAATAAGCCAGATTGCTTTGGCTGTTTCCGTAATTCGAGGCGTTAATTTGTTGTCCTTGGAAGGCCCTGTAAACTCTGCTTTGAATAACTGCATACCACCCACCCCCAACATGGGGAGTACCGCAACCGCTAAGATGATAATGCCAATGCCGCCTAAAAATTGTAATTGCTGGCGGTAATACAAAATGGAGTGCGGCATATGATCAAGCCCCACCAAAACGGTTGAGCCTGTTGTTGTGATGCCTGACACGGATTCAAAGAGCGCATCCACAAAAGAGATGTCTGGATAAGGAGACCAATACAAAGGAAAGGCACTTACTAAGCAAAACATAACCCAAAATAATACAACAACGAGGAAGCCATCTCGCGTTCGCAGTTCATTTATTTTTTTTCTAAAAGGGAACCAGGTGATGAGACCGAGGATAAATGTAGTTAGAAAAGATAAATAAAAGGCAGAGTAAGTACCATCTTTAAACCAAATTTCAATTAAGAGTGGAGGGATCAACGTTAAGCTGAGTATGATGAGCAAAAGGCCAAGCACTCGAAAAATAGTACTGTATTGCATAATATCTTATACGAAAGTAATACCGACTTGGAACAGTTTCTCAACTTCAGAGATCTGTCTTTTATCAGTAACAAATAATATTACATGATCTTCTGGTGCAATGGTGAGATTGTCATCGGCAATAAAAACTTCTTCATTACGAACAATTGCGCCGATGGTTGTACCCCAGGGTAGTTTAATCTCACCCATTTTTTTACCAATGACTTTAGATGATTTCTGGTCACCGTGTGCAATGGCCTCTATGGCTTCTGCTGCCCCTCTTCTTAATGAATGTACATTGACAACATCACCACGTCTCACATGGGCAAGTAAAGAGCTGAAAGTGATTTGCTGTGGAGAGATGGCAATATCGATATCCCCTCCTTCAACAACATCCACATAGGCAGGACGGTTAATAATAGCAATCACTTTATGGGCGCCGAGGCGTTTTGCTAAAATAGAAGACATAATGTTGGCTTCGTCATGGTTCGTAACAGCACAAAACACATCTGTTTCATGTATATTTTCTTCTAAGAGTAATTCCTTATCTGCAGCATCACCGTGTAACACAACCGATCTGCGCAGCTGTGTTGCTAACATTTGTGTACGCGCTAATGAATGTTCGATGATCTTGACATTAAAATCAGATTCAAGTGCTTCAGCGAGCTTTGCACCAATATTGCCGCCACCTGCAATAATCACGCGCTTATAAGGTTGATCTAAATGTCTCAACTCGCTCATTACAATATCTAAGTCTTTGGGTGTTGCCAGAAAAAAGATTTCATCATCTGGTTGGATGATGGTATCTGGCGCTGGCATAATGGCTTTATTGCGTCTAAAAATGGCAACGATTTTGGTATTTACTTTAGGCATATGTTTTTTCATATCACCTAGGGCATGTCCTACCAAAGGGCCACCATAAAAAGCTTTTACAGCAGCGAGCTGAATGCGACCATTTGCAAAATTTACGACTTGTAAGGCATCTGGGTGTTCAATTAAACGTTTTATATGTTGCATGACCAGATGTTCAGGGCTGATAATTTTATCAATGGGTAAAGAATCATTGCCGAATAAATCACTATATCCCGCATATTCTGTTGAGCGTATGCGCGCAATCTTGGTTGGCGTTCTGAACAAGCAATAAGCGGTTTGACAGGCAATCATATTGGTTTCATCTGAGTTGGTGACTGCAATGAGTAAATCTGCATCTTCTGCACCTGCGCTCATCAGAATACTGGGATACGCTGCTGGACCACAGACAGTGCGAATATCAATGCGCTCTTGAAGAGATAATAATTTTTCTCCATCAATATCTATCACAGTGACGTCATTGTCTTCTGTGCTCAGATGCTCAGCTAAAGTAGAGCCTACTTGCCCTGCGCCGAGGATAATAATTTTCATTGCTGATTACTCACTCCCTATCACGAAACATCCCCTCTGATTTTCTAGCCAGCCTTTTTGATTTTAGCGTAATAAAATCCATCCATATTTGCTTCGCCAGGTAATATCTGTCGTCCGTAGGGTAACTCGATTCCCCAGTTCGCTTCAATGGGACATGCGACTGCATCAGGATTTGAGTTGAAAAACTCAGCTATTTGTTCTTCGTTCTCAGACATTAAGATTGAGCATGTTGAATAAAGCAAAATACCATTTGGCTTTAACAATGGCCAGAGTGCGCGTAACAACTGTGCTTGCTGTTGTTCAAGTGCAGCAATATCTTGCGCTTGCCGTAATAGTTTAATATCTGGGTGACGTCGAATAACGCCTGTGCCAGAGCAAGGGGGATCGAGCAAAATACGATCAAAAATAGGTGTTTGCCAATGTTGTGAAAGATCAGAGGCATCTGCATTTATCAGTGTGCATTGCAGTTGTAAACGTGCCAGATTTTCTTCCAGTAGGGCAATTTTGTATTTGTTTTTTTCTACCGAGAAAAGCGTAATGGGACCAGGCGCTTTTTCTAAGATATGCGTTGTTTTGCCGCCAGGTGCGCTGCACGCATCGAGAATGGTTTGATTGGGGGCTATATCGAGTAATTCAGCCGCCAATTGTGCGCTTGCATCTTGTACTGAAAATAAACCTTCTTTAAAACCAGGCAAAGCAGAGACTTTGCTGTTCTCTGACAAATGTAAGCCTACTGGACTGCTGGCGATGGGATTCATGTCTATGTGCGCTTCAGTCAAAAGATTGCTGTATTCTGTGCGCGACATCTTGCGTTGATTGACGCGAATGGATAAAGGCGCACGTTGGTTATTTTGTTGTAAAATATCGATGTATCGATCGCCCCAGTCTTTTTTGAGTATTTTCATTAACCAAACGGGATGTGCTGTTCTAATGGGAATGGGATAAGCTTCTACATCTAAGGTTTGTTTGCTTAGTTTGTTTAGGAGCGCATTGACCAAGCCTTTTGCCCATATTTTTTTTAAGGTTTGGCAAGCATTCACACATTCGTTGACAGCAGCATGGGGTGGTGTATGGAGAAAATAGAGCTGGTAGACGCCAATTAACAGTAGTAATTTGATATCAAAGTCCTTTTCTTTTAGCGGTTTTTCCATGGCGCTATTAATAATATGCTCCAATAAATAAAACCAACGTAATACACCAAAAATTAGGCTCGCCGTAAAATTGTGATCAGAGGGAGAAAGATTGGGATATTGTTGAAAAATAGTATCAGCACTAAAGGTTTTTTTATCTTTAATAATTTGTTGCAGCAATAAGCAACTTAATGCACGTAAATTTTGTTTTTTCATAAAATCTTATACGAGAAGGTGTCCGAGCGTAAAAATATCATGTTTGGCATTCATGGCTTCTTTTATCTGAATCCGCTTTTTGCTGGGAAATTGTATTTCAAAGATCTCAAGGCAATTTTCTTTGCAGGCTACCCAAATGCTTTCATCCGATATTTTGAAAATAGTGCCTGGCACATGTGAATGTGTCATCTTATGCGGTATGGCACGATAAATCTTAATCGGATTATTTTGATGCAGCATAAATGCGACAGGCCAGGGATAATAAGCACGTATTTTTCTATCTAAAATAAAAGCATCTTCTTGCCAATCCAAACAGGCTTGGTTTTTTTGGATTTTGGGAGCATGACTTGCATGCTGGTTATCTTGAGGAATGGGTATTGCTTTAACCAGATCATCCAAATGGTGCTTCATGTATTCTGCTGCTAAGCTGCTTAATTTCTCAAATAAGGACTCGGTAGTATCGTCTTTTGCAATGGCTATTTCGAGTTGTTGCAAAATATCGCCTGTATCCAAGCCTTCATTCATTAACATCAGTGTGACGCCTGTTTTTGCATCACCGTTTAATAAGGCAGATTGTACAGGAGAAGCACCCCGCCATGCGGGTAACAAAGAAAAATGAATATTAATACAACCGTATTTGGGTATGGCCAATACTTCTTTAGGTAATAATAAACCATAGGCGGCCACAATCATGACATCCGGCTGGTAAGCTGCAAGCTGTGTAATGGCATCTGAATTTTTTAAAGTAGTGGGTTGTTCAATAATGAGTGCATTTTTCTCTGCCACTATTTTGACAGGGCTAGGTGTCAGTTTTAATCCTCTGCCTTGGGGTCTATCGGGTTGTGTATAAACAGCCCTAACCTTATGGTGCGTCTCGAGTAATGCTTGTAATTGTTGGGCTGCCAGTAAAGGCGTGCCTGCAAAAACGATATTCATAAGTAACTATTCACTTCACACTAGGATATTTAAGCGCCTAAAGATTTTGCTAGCTTTCGGAGCATACGATCTTTCTTTAATTTTGATAAAGTATCAATAAACAGTATGCCATTTAAGTGATCCATCTCATGTTGGACGCAGTTTGCGGCAAGCTCAGTTAAGCATAATTCTTGCTTTTGACCTTTTACATCTTGAAAGGTCACTGTAATTTGTTCGGCTCTTTCAACGCTGGTATAAACACCAGGGAATGATAAACAACCTTCATCTGACATAATAATGCCAGAGCGATGCGTGATTTCAGGATTAATCATGCAGATTGGGTTTGATTTATCACGTGAAGTATCCATCACAAACATTCTTGCAGTAAGCCCAACCTGATTTGCTGCTAAGCCACAGCCATCATCATCGTACATTGTTTCAAATAGGGAGGCGACTTGCTGTTGCAATTGCGCATTGAATTCAACGACTGGGACAGTGATCTCGCGTAATTTTTTATCTGGATAAACCAATATTTTTAGAACACTCATTTATCAACCTAAATAATTTTTTGCTATTCGGAGCAAAGTATATCACGACGGGTGGTGGAGGGATGCGCGTAATCAGTGTAAATTCAAAGGAAGCAGAGATAGGATTATGTGTGCTAGCAAACAAAGGTGAGTGAGGCAGAGAGTGTCAACATATGTTTATCTACAGAGATTTTTGACCATAGCGGTTGTGTTGCTTGGATTTTGTTTCATCGTTGAAGCAAAGCCCGCTTGGATACAAGAAAAGGCTCCCGAAGTTTATGTTGTTAAAAAAGGGGATACCTTATGGGAGATAGCAGGTATTTATTTGAAGGAACCTTGGCGATGGATAGAAATCTGGGATAGAAATCCTAACATAAGTAACCCCCATCTTATTTATCCGGGTGATAAGATTTTACTCAGCTATGATGCGAACGGCACGCCAAAGCTTAGCTTAGAACGTGGTAGCAAGACGCCGAATGCTGCTTACTGGGAAGGAGGAACACGTGTTGTTAAGCTAAGCCCTACTATTCGTGAGGGAGACGCAGAGGGCGCAATTCCAACGGTGCCTACCCGCGTGATACAACCTTTCTTTAATCGTTCTCAGGTTATTTCTCAAGCACATGTGGATTTTTGTCCGAATGTGATTGCCTTGGATGAAGATCATTTGGTTGTGGGGGCGGGCGATCGTATTTATGCCTCAAAGGTAGATGCACATTCTGCAACGGAAATGTTTTCTGTCTTTCGGGTTGAGAAACTTTATAAAGATCCCAAAAGTAATGAGGTGCTTGGTATTGAGGGCTTGATCTTAGGTAATGCCCAAGTAGAGTTCATGGGGGATCCTACCTCCTTGATTCTAAAGCAAAGCTATTCTGAAATACGCGTCGGAGATAAGCTGATTGAACCAACGCGAGAACAAGTAGATGCTTTCTTTTTCCCTAAAGCACCCGATGGCGATCCTACCGGGCAGATTATTTCTGTGTTTGATGGTATTTCACAGATTGGCCAGTATCAAGTGATTGTGATGACAGGTGGTAAAAATCAATTAAGAGAAGTGGGCGATGTTTTAGCGGTCTATCAAAAACAAAAAGACTTGCCCACCCGAATTCGGAATAAGAAAGAAACATCTTATGATTTCCCCGCTTTAAAGATTGGGCGTTTAGTGGTTTTTCGCGTTTTTGATAAAGTGAGTTATGGCTTGGTAATGAATGCGACTCGTCCTATTTATCTTAAAGATGAGGTAGGCGAACCCTAAGTGCTGTGACTATTCGTCTTCTCACATGAATTTTTAAGGATGTTACATATCAAAATGAAATTGCAGACCACTGTCGAAGTAGACGTAAAAGTGCGTGATTTGCCCTTTTGGTTGGCGTTGAATCGTTATCCAGGTTTTGGACCACAGAAATTTAAAAAACTATGTGCCTTGTCAGCGTGTTTGAGTGATTGGTTTATAAACGATAGACCCACAGCGCAATTTACGGAGTGGTTGCGTTCGAATCGATTGCCATTAGTAGAGATGGATTGGAAGGGGGTAGAGAAAGACTTGGCTTGGGCGTTGAAAGCAGATTGCCATATTCTTAGGCTGACAGATTCTGATTATCCTAAGCGGTTACGGCATATACCCTCACCGCCGCCCGTGCTTTTTGTAAAGGGGAATGTCGCTTTGCTTGAGCAGCCTCAAATTGGGATGGTGGGTAGCAGGCACCCAACCCAAGAGGGCTTAGAAAATGCTTTCCAATTTGCGAAGCAGCTTTCTCATTGGGGCCTGATTGTGACCAGTGGTCTGGCGCAAGGCATTGATGGTGCTTGTCATAAAGGCGCATTGCAAGGCAAAAGCCCTACAATTGCAGTTTTGGGAAATGGTTTGAACGAGATTTATCCTAAAAAGCATCATCCTTTGGCTATGAGTATTTTAGCAAATGGGGCTTTGGTTTCTGAGATT is part of the Candidatus Berkiella cookevillensis genome and harbors:
- the def gene encoding peptide deformylase, with translation MSVLKILVYPDKKLREITVPVVEFNAQLQQQVASLFETMYDDDGCGLAANQVGLTARMFVMDTSRDKSNPICMINPEITHRSGIIMSDEGCLSFPGVYTSVERAEQITVTFQDVKGQKQELCLTELAANCVQHEMDHLNGILFIDTLSKLKKDRMLRKLAKSLGA
- the rsmB gene encoding 16S rRNA (cytosine(967)-C(5))-methyltransferase RsmB, producing MKKQNLRALSCLLLQQIIKDKKTFSADTIFQQYPNLSPSDHNFTASLIFGVLRWFYLLEHIINSAMEKPLKEKDFDIKLLLLIGVYQLYFLHTPPHAAVNECVNACQTLKKIWAKGLVNALLNKLSKQTLDVEAYPIPIRTAHPVWLMKILKKDWGDRYIDILQQNNQRAPLSIRVNQRKMSRTEYSNLLTEAHIDMNPIASSPVGLHLSENSKVSALPGFKEGLFSVQDASAQLAAELLDIAPNQTILDACSAPGGKTTHILEKAPGPITLFSVEKNKYKIALLEENLARLQLQCTLINADASDLSQHWQTPIFDRILLDPPCSGTGVIRRHPDIKLLRQAQDIAALEQQQAQLLRALWPLLKPNGILLYSTCSILMSENEEQIAEFFNSNPDAVACPIEANWGIELPYGRQILPGEANMDGFYYAKIKKAG
- a CDS encoding TrkH family potassium uptake protein — protein: MQYSTIFRVLGLLLIILSLTLIPPLLIEIWFKDGTYSAFYLSFLTTFILGLITWFPFRKKINELRTRDGFLVVVLFWVMFCLVSAFPLYWSPYPDISFVDALFESVSGITTTGSTVLVGLDHMPHSILYYRQQLQFLGGIGIIILAVAVLPMLGVGGMQLFKAEFTGPSKDNKLTPRITETAKAIWLIYVFLNLVCILCYWLGGMDLFDAVCYAFATIATGGFAPHDASMGFYQSPFLKIMASLFMFLGAVSFNLHYWALGKQKFGVYSQDPELWFYIKFLLISFGIICITHMMFGEHLKTNNLIVDTIFQLVSLGTTTGFVSTDFSLWPSFIPILLLFCGVLGGCAGSTSGGIKVIRLLLLQKQGAREIRRLVHPRGQYVIKVGGKPVNPRVIDAIWGFLAIYITTFTVLLFFMLLTENDFYTAYTSLLGTISNSGPGLGKAAQNFSSFSDASKLILSIAMLMGRLEIFTIIVLFSPSFWRS
- the fmt gene encoding methionyl-tRNA formyltransferase translates to MNIVFAGTPLLAAQQLQALLETHHKVRAVYTQPDRPQGRGLKLTPSPVKIVAEKNALIIEQPTTLKNSDAITQLAAYQPDVMIVAAYGLLLPKEVLAIPKYGCINIHFSLLPAWRGASPVQSALLNGDAKTGVTLMLMNEGLDTGDILQQLEIAIAKDDTTESLFEKLSSLAAEYMKHHLDDLVKAIPIPQDNQHASHAPKIQKNQACLDWQEDAFILDRKIRAYYPWPVAFMLHQNNPIKIYRAIPHKMTHSHVPGTIFKISDESIWVACKENCLEIFEIQFPSKKRIQIKEAMNAKHDIFTLGHLLV
- a CDS encoding LysM peptidoglycan-binding domain-containing protein, which codes for MSTYVYLQRFLTIAVVLLGFCFIVEAKPAWIQEKAPEVYVVKKGDTLWEIAGIYLKEPWRWIEIWDRNPNISNPHLIYPGDKILLSYDANGTPKLSLERGSKTPNAAYWEGGTRVVKLSPTIREGDAEGAIPTVPTRVIQPFFNRSQVISQAHVDFCPNVIALDEDHLVVGAGDRIYASKVDAHSATEMFSVFRVEKLYKDPKSNEVLGIEGLILGNAQVEFMGDPTSLILKQSYSEIRVGDKLIEPTREQVDAFFFPKAPDGDPTGQIISVFDGISQIGQYQVIVMTGGKNQLREVGDVLAVYQKQKDLPTRIRNKKETSYDFPALKIGRLVVFRVFDKVSYGLVMNATRPIYLKDEVGEP
- the dprA gene encoding DNA-processing protein DprA, with protein sequence MKLQTTVEVDVKVRDLPFWLALNRYPGFGPQKFKKLCALSACLSDWFINDRPTAQFTEWLRSNRLPLVEMDWKGVEKDLAWALKADCHILRLTDSDYPKRLRHIPSPPPVLFVKGNVALLEQPQIGMVGSRHPTQEGLENAFQFAKQLSHWGLIVTSGLAQGIDGACHKGALQGKSPTIAVLGNGLNEIYPKKHHPLAMSILANGALVSEIPIDSPPRKEHFPRRNRIISGLSYGIIVVEAAKKSGSLITANYAIEQGREVFALPGSIHNPLAKGCHQLIREGAICIEDVNQVLEVLAPVLTEFHGDASINFNDTISQGSNQLFIQEEIHSHTQDPMEATLMAALSDICTPIDVIVQQTGLSAQQVSVLLLSLELNGQVKSVPGGIIRLNNR
- the trkA gene encoding Trk system potassium transporter TrkA: MKIIILGAGQVGSTLAEHLSTEDNDVTVIDIDGEKLLSLQERIDIRTVCGPAAYPSILMSAGAEDADLLIAVTNSDETNMIACQTAYCLFRTPTKIARIRSTEYAGYSDLFGNDSLPIDKIISPEHLVMQHIKRLIEHPDALQVVNFANGRIQLAAVKAFYGGPLVGHALGDMKKHMPKVNTKIVAIFRRNKAIMPAPDTIIQPDDEIFFLATPKDLDIVMSELRHLDQPYKRVIIAGGGNIGAKLAEALESDFNVKIIEHSLARTQMLATQLRRSVVLHGDAADKELLLEENIHETDVFCAVTNHDEANIMSSILAKRLGAHKVIAIINRPAYVDVVEGGDIDIAISPQQITFSSLLAHVRRGDVVNVHSLRRGAAEAIEAIAHGDQKSSKVIGKKMGEIKLPWGTTIGAIVRNEEVFIADDNLTIAPEDHVILFVTDKRQISEVEKLFQVGITFV
- a CDS encoding phosphatase PAP2 family protein; translated protein: MFSYIEHELALIRVVLAYRPECLNPLFIFLNHLDTGPYYMLVGVIAFTLFNPKLGKRCFLLFALVFASNHFFKYLLMQPRPLVLDPLLGLIKTNSQYGLPSGGAQGAISLALFFVHYYKNTALKIFAIFYVVIVCISRIYLGMHFFSDVIVGCLLGALLTKLFLATIEDIEEYMNKLPASLFYLGGAFIMVMALYFKVPAAYVISLSEVLGVFSVTYLLFIFKVPETYSLKIRVSNMILGILSLVAVMHVKEYLPQDAVSALIFLQLQILALLHISAKRWSVDRLAAPKTR